One Magnolia sinica isolate HGM2019 chromosome 2, MsV1, whole genome shotgun sequence genomic window, tatattcacaattctgcataatgaatcatcaatactttaaataattaattatatattctatttgtactgtaaaatattgtaggatattataatttatttgaaatttaatttaaaatttttattattattttttcttaacaaaacatttaagaattaataaattaatcttaaataaactatttattttattctataaatttattttattttatttatctataaattatttcagtattaaatatttaaaatagaataaaatagaaattcctaaatgcgtagattccctacataaaaaataaaataaaattaactaacaataatatttctacgaaaatttggattaaatagatataataaaattgaaaatggtaaatttcagattaagatcacctaccttaaagtctgacgatccggcctcgctttaatctctctctcttgatttacagcgctctctctctctcccactctaattttttttatttgattgattccttcgattctttctctctctcttttttttattataaaaggaTGCGTAATGGAATAGAGGAGTGAGAATCATGgaacggtttcatttagtgggaggttcggcggccattaccgtacaaaacggaaggaaagtggaaaaagtggtttagtcgtgcggaagatataactttcattttttattttatttttatttttaagatatagtgggtcccactaacaataatttaaatctactccatccatcatctcggcctggccaagaaaagatataaggcaaaaaatgaggctgatctgaaacacaggtgagccacacacaagcggacggtggggttggttcccacaaaaaaatgggttgttctcgatttttattttattttttaacaacaatctagtggttaagatcagattaatctcagttagaggtgggcatcgagccgagtcgagtcgagttaggccaagcttggcttggcttgtccatggtgtactcgagttcgagctcgagctcgagctcggcctcgagctcaacattgaagcttggcttgtttgccaaagctgtcgagtcgagttcgagtcgagctagtggttcgagtcgagtcgagtttacctcgagtcgagctcaagcttgttcatatcattcatcataggttaagttattaaaatttttgctaaaaaatacaaattaaatgccACATTACTAAGACATAAATGATAACCTTTAAATACTATTAATATCATACCACAAAAAATATAATTtgtcctcaacaatcaaaatcaacatcaatttaaaatagttaaaatatataaaaaattgttAGATCCgttcatgaaaattttcaaagcttttaTTCCTTCAAGCATTCTGGCCCGCATTTTCAATTTCATTCTCCTCTTCATACTCTTCAGCATCAAAAGTGTTACCACCCCAAactggatgcaaccaatcttgcgtacatatcagtgcttcaactgtattcgaggcgagtgagcttcgatacttgctaacTACCCTGCTGCCAATGCTAAAAGCTGATTCTGATGCCACggtcgaaattggaattgataaaatgtctcgtgccattaacgaaagtctagggtattcacgagctcgagacttccaccattgcaaaacattaaaatcattatcttttaTCCTTATGACTTGTTCCTTTAAATACTTGTCCACTTCGGATTCAGTTTTTTGCGTATCCGTTTCTTCTTCGTCTAAAAAAGACATAAAGTTACGAAGTTGCTCGCCCGTAGTAGAAGAACTATCCGCAGTTTGAGAAGTACCTATTGCACTTGATGGATCGGCCGAATTATCATCATATGATGCGAACAGCTCTTCAATTGCAGCATTAATAATGGCGGTCTCCGCTGAAACTCTTTCGGAACTGGAATAAAGCGATCTGAAAACAAATCTAACCATTGCCATCTTACATCGTGGATCCAGGACAACTGCAATGCCCATTAACAAGTGGCATTCagcccaatacttatcaaatttcatCTGCATTCCTAGAGCCatcgcttttaaaaattctggaccatCGGCAGCACATTTTTTAAGCACattcataatgaaaataatttcaggaAGAAATAAATTTGCCGTGGGATACTTATTTCctgaaaaaatcttcgtgcagttgtaaaaaactttgagaaacctATGAACATCTTCAGCTTTCTTCCAGTCTTCATCACTTGGCACATATGCATACATTTTATCACGTGCCGCAAGTTCagggaatgcaactttaaattgtaaagccgtatccaacatttcataagtaGAATTCCAGCGAGTGCAGACATCTAACTTCAACTgctgtttagatttcaaatccaaacgttGGATTATGTCATTCCACGTACTCATtcttgaaggtgacccccttatatatttaatgCTATCTCGTATGTTTGCAATCATCGAAtcaattgctttcagcccttcttgcacgatcaagttgagtatgtgagcacaacatctaacttgaaatattttaccttCGAAAAATAAATTTCCAGCAGCCTTGAACTGAGTACGTAAGAAAGAAATCAACGTATCGTTGGACGAggcattatctaaagtaattgaagaaattttcttttcaatgccccacTCAACAAGACGGTTGTAAATGCAATCGGACAGTACCACACCGATATGAGGAGGAGGAACATGACGGAAGTTTAAAATCTTCTTTTGTAGTTTCCAATCCGCATCAACGAAGTGTGCAGTCAATGACATATATCCCTTTCTCTGATTTGAGGCCGTCCACATATCAGATGTCAAACTTATTCTGGATACGGATTCCAGGAGAGCTTTCAAGTTAGCTTTCTCAatggcatacatcttcatgcactctcttttcACAGTATATCGAGAGGCCTTCTCACATCTGGGAtatagaaatttacaaaatcccaTAAAAACCTTGCTTTCCACCATGCTGAATGGCTTCTCATTGACTATCACTAACCTCGCAAACCACTCATTTAATTTATCCGGGTCATACTTATACGTTGAGAGTACAGCTTTAGAGTCGTCATCTTCAGAAATATTAAATGAAAGTAGTTGCTGGACTCCACCCTTCGATGTTCTTGGTTTCTTCACACATTTATGTAGATGCCTCTgatagtgagttgtagaagaaccaGAATGCTTGCTATAAAGAGTCTTACAAAACTTGCATCTAATCTTAATAGAACCATCTGGTTGCGTGATCTCATCAACAGATTCCCATATCATCgatctttttttcctttcatagaACCTGAAGCTGTTTCAACTTTGTTCtctaatttttcttcatccaCGGAAAAAGAAGAATTGATTGACGCATCAGGGCCAGGAGTACTTGGGTTTTCTTCAGTagtcatctaaaaatcaaaagttaaTAAGAGTAGGGTAAGATCATGGATTTTATAAGTTGAAGAAATCAGTCAATGACAtttttatgtatatataaatatataatacaaataaTATCGAGCCCCTCCATAAACTGTAAGACACAAGTGTCTCAAATAATCtcctaataaataaatttaccaggatacatacataacacaattttatattgtattgtatggaaaaaaaataatttgtataatattttttctattaatttaatattttagtcatgtaaaaatattattattatgatcTTACCActtatattcaaatataaaaatggttagtcaagttactttttttttttttttttttgtaaatcaaagagagattgtaatttgtaattattgtatttttatgatatcttacAGCCAGTAATTCTAATTAAGTCAATTACTGCCAACATAGTTGCCTTCCCATGTACTTTTTATACAATTGTCTAAATATTGATGACTTATTAACCAAACAAGTGGCATGCATGTATGTCAATCATGACCATCTAAAACAGCTCACTTAGGATACGGCCTTACCTATAAGGTTTGGACCATAGATGATCACCTTTTTAATTTTCCATTTGCTGGCCATACTTAGATAATCAAGACCATTTGATCAGTGTGACTATTGGGGGCCGTGATTTGGGCACCGTAGATCAACGTAAGTGTACGTCGTCGTGGATGAAAGAGAAATCATCACCTGCATTTAGTTTTTTCCCATGGGATCCACCCTCATTGAgttaccatccaaaaatcagattagttgaacaatcctgGCCTTTGATTCTTGAACACTTGTTATATTATCTAATAATCTCAGTTTTCAGTTCATGACACATAAAATCCGGTACCCAATATTTGAATGGtttcatttgaattatttgtataccAATGTAAacggagagagagatgggaaattAATTGATACTCTGCTTGCCTGcctatgacgcttgatatgcagtcacttaaaaatgatatatttttggaatatattgactcaaattaaataaattaaattgtagaatccatttgatggacagttAACATTATTTATAGGCCCTTTAGAAATAATCAGCAACAAAGCTCCAGCAGCTGTGGCCAATTctggagatcaaaatctcaaAGCCAATATAGGAGAGGTTCCTAAAGTAACCACATTCCAGATTCTTGTTTACTGAAAATCCGGTTAGGAAAGGTTTATTGGCACGATTCTATTAAGATGATATATATGGAGTTCCAAAGAAGAGTTTGTGTTGTGTATGGTAACTACCTTCTCTACTCATAGAGAGTGATTCAAGAAGAATTTCTTCATGGCTTATATTTCTAGTTTATAAAAAACTCAACTATTTGGATGATGGTCATCTCATACGGCCATGTTTCCATGGCTGTAAACAATGGCAATGGCATGGTAACATACCATCTAGCATACGGTTTATGACGTcctaaaccttttaaatggcatTATGTGGTCGCCATTATATATAATGGTAGGTCAGCCCAagcactgtaggccccaccataatgtatgtgttttatccatgccgtccacccattctttcatatcattttatgatatgagcccaaaaatgagtttgatccaaatataaagaaccgtacagtgttgattgaacgcccaccgttaaaaactttttaggatccacaaaagttttggatcaagctgataaatattttttcccttcctccaagtctttattacctaatcaatgggttagatgtcaaataacaatAACGGTTGGCCCTacgagatttttaatggtgtaatttaatcactactgttttcccatggtgtggtccacctgagatttatatctacctcaattttttgttcaagccctaaaattatatttcaaaatggattgatggcatagataaaacacatatatcatggtgggcccacatagcaccaaccactatgCACACCAAATCCAACGCCGGAGTGCATGAATCCATTGCTCCAGCGCATACTCCAAGGAGGGCTTCACAGCCCATGCCTTGAATTGACGTTGCCAGAGCTCCTTTTGGCAGATTTCTATCTATTCTCttgaatggattggctactcatagtcggtgctttgtgggccccatcatgatgtaagtgtttcatccattccgtccatctatttttctacatcaaTTTATGCTAATACTCAAAAAAAGAGATATATCccggtctcaagtggaccacattacaggaaatagtgttgaatgaacttcgaccattaaaaactttttggtggcaataaaagtattggataaagttgatctttggtttttcccttcatctgggtctttatgacctaatcaacagattggatgtcaaataaacagtacagtgggccttaggaggatttaaatgatggatgtccaatcattgttgttttcctgtggtgtggcccacttgagatttatatccctctatttTTTAAGAGAAAGacgtaaaatgatttttaaaaatggatgaacggaatggatggagcatatacatcatggtggggcccacaaagcaccgaccaccagaggCTGGTGTCAAGATGAGTAGCCTATCCGTATGACCGTATCCCTCCTCTGAACAAAACCTGCAACCCCAGTTCCGTCCATCCTCTCCACTTCCAACCCTCCTACAATTATAGGTATTCTTGGACCCACGCTACAGGCAGATACATGagacatctaatccatccactcatcaggtggggcatcaggtgggccatcacgaACCCGATTCaaaatccaagccactcatcaggtggaccccattctCCAACGGAatcaaaaaagatgaaaaaagaagaagaagaactcaccTTGTGATGTTGGTTGGGCGGGCGTGCGGTGAGCAGGGGCAGCGGGATGGGTGGGGACCGTGGGGTAAAGacggagaaagagaagaaaagggaggcAATCGTGCAGGTGGGGTGGGGACGTGGGGTAgggtttttagtttttattttttagtttttaccattatatatatgatatttaaCAATATATAGAAACCTATTTCgaacgagccgagtcgagctcgagttcgagtttcgagtcgagtcgagtcgagttcgagtcgaggtaAAATGGCCCATGgtcgaacttgactcgaactcaaatCGAGCTACAATAttttagcttgactcggccccgactcagccattcaagccgagtcaatccgagctaactcgagccgagtcgagcgagttattcgagctagcttgactcatgaACAGCTCtaatctcagtgcacagtcaatagttgatgttggccagatttggattagttaataattaaacacgtggtcttaagtatatgagttgagagagtgcatcataaataaacttatatatattctactaaaatcatgtaatcattaatgacattaattaatagttcacactaagcaaaacgatcacacatcaacggtcacaatgtacatgagccgatagatgcatgtgtgcatgggtgcgtggatgtatgcatgggtctatgtgtgtatactccaatgaaggcaattgtacatacatATATGTGTACGCATGTGTACCAAAATTCTGGATCATTACAGGCTGCATGTACGCAACTGGtgcacacccgctgtgcaccagaCGCCCCAGGCTGGTCAGCACGAGCTGACCCGTGCCTAGCCAAAAAAGGGGAGTTTCTCTCTCCCACTGCTCCCGCTTGCGGGCATTTTTAAAAAACGGAGGGCGTCCATTTGctgtgaatgtggcccaccatcgtaCCCACATGcacgatcctaaccgtccatcgtGTCGGGAAGCTCCGCCTCACCAAAAATCAACCGTCACAGAAGATTTTCCTGCACGTGTGAACACACGATTCTCACTGCAAAGAGATCCTACAAACACACTGTTTCCATAAATGGAAACTATTGCCAACGGGGCGATCCGCATGAGTCTCTCTCCCTCGATCCTAGCCATCCGTCCTAAGCACTCTCAGCTGTCCATTATAGTTGAGCGGTTTAGGGATTCCTTTGGCAGACAAAACAAGCGGCCGATTTTGGTTTCAACTGCTGTACTTAGCAGTTCAAACAGATTGAATCCTGGCCGTTTGATTCTAATCCTACAGCTCAGGAGAGTTAGGGTTCTCTACAAGGAGAGGCGAATCGAGCAGCAGCTCTTTCCCCACCTCTTACAGCCGCACGCTATCCAAAACCCTCTACCTCGGAACCCACCGAAGAAACCCCTTTAGAGCTTCGATTCCAGGCATCCGCAAGCTCCAATGAACCCTTAGGAACTACCCCATGCCGTCAGAATAAAGAAAGGAGTAGTAGGTGGGAAGATGCCATTAACGCCAGTGCCTTCTTCTCCACTGTTCTATTGCACCAAGCGACTCGAATCGGACCGAGTCCATCGGGTGCGGTCTGGTCCAGTAGCTGTTGATCGGTGCAGGAGaaaggaggaaaagaaaggaagaaaatgaaagaaagaagaagtatAGAGAGGGAGAGTGGCTGCACAGCAGCCCGAACTGAACCGAGCAGAGTCACTGGATCTAGCCAGCCGAGTTGTGCTTGGTTTGGGCCTAGTTTGAGTGCTGCTAGATGCTTCCAGcagcagccaaaaaaaaaaagaagatggagGAGAGGAaacagatggagagagagagagagagagagagagagagagagagagagagagagagagatgggtcggTTGGGCCCAACTAGCTGCTGGCTTAAGCGAGGAGAAAGGAAGAGGAGAAGGATAGGAGGTAGTAGGATAAGAGAGaaggaggaagagaaagagaaaggggatGTGTGGCTACGCTagccaaaccgagtcaactcggttcgggACCGAGTCAGCCAAGTTGAGTTGGACGGATCCGGGTTCTTTTGTTGGTTCACCTACGGAGAAGAGAGGAGGGAGACGTTTGAGATGGCCAAGTTGCTATCAAGTGGGCCTGTTCTAGTCAGGTCGCGCCTGGTTTGGCCCATTTCATGCCAGggaagaaaagggagaaggagatagagaaagaagaagagaggaaggttgTGTTGAggcgagtcaactcgactcgaatccAGTCAGCAAGGTGAGAATTTTTATTCCTTTTCATCAATCAGATTCATCATTAGATGCTTTTGTTATCAATAA contains:
- the LOC131227060 gene encoding zinc finger BED domain-containing protein RICESLEEPER 2-like, whose product is MIWESVDEITQPDGSIKIRCKFCKTLYSKHSGSSTTHYQRHLHKCVKKPRTSKGGVQQLLSFNISEDDDSKAVLSTYKYDPDKLNEWFARLVIVNEKPFSMVESKVFMGFCKFLYPRCEKASRYTVKRECMKMYAIEKANLKALLESVSRISLTSDMWTASNQRKGYMSLTAHFVDADWKLQKKILNFRHVPPPHIGVVLSDCIYNRLVEWGIEKKISSITLDNASSNDTLISFLRTQFKAAGNLFFEGLKAIDSMIANIRDSIKYIRGSPSRMSTWNDIIQRLDLKSKQQLKLDVCTRWNSTYEMLDTALQFKVAFPELAARDKMYAYVPSDEDWKKAEDVHRFLKVFYNCTKIFSGNKYPTANLFLPEIIFIMNVLKKCAADGPEFLKAMALGMQMKFDKYWAECHLLMGIAVVLDPRCKMAMVRFVFRSLYSSSERVSAETAIINAAIEELFASYDDNSADPSSAIVWGGNTFDAEEYEEENEIENAGQNA